From a region of the Cucumis sativus cultivar 9930 chromosome 6, Cucumber_9930_V3, whole genome shotgun sequence genome:
- the LOC101221382 gene encoding PTI1-like tyrosine-protein kinase 1 — MRKWLCCFCQVEETNQSTENEHLKSPSNFGDGHLRASKVPAVVKAEAQKAALPIEVPTLSLEELKEKTDNFGSKALIGEGSYGRVYYATLNNGKNVAVKKLDVSSEPDSNVEFLTQVSTVSRLKHENLVELLGYCVEGNIRVLAYEYATMGSLHDVLHGRKGVQGAQPGPVLDWMQRVRIAVDSAKGLEYLHEKVQPAIIHRDIRSSNVLLFEDFKAKVADFNLSNQAPDMAARLHSTRVLGTFGYHAPEYAMTGQLTQKSDVYSFGVVLLELLTGRKPVDHTMPRGQQSLVTWATPRLSEDKVKQCVDPRLKGEYPPKGVAKLAAVATLCVQYEAEFRPNMSIVVKALQPLLKPPAPTGPPAPES, encoded by the exons ATGCGCAAGTGGCTTTGTTGTTTTTGTCAAGTTGAAGAGACTAATCAATCAACTGAAAATGAACACCTGAAAAGCCCCAGTAATTTTGGAGATG GTCATCTAAGGGCCTCAAAAGTGCCAGCTGTTGTTAAAGCTGAGGCACAGAAGGCAGCACTACCAATTGAAGTGCCTACACTCTCCCTGGAAGAACTGAAAGAAAAGACTGATAATTTCGGGTCCAAAGCGTTGATTGGAGAAGGTTCTTATGGTAGAGTTTATTATGCAACCTTGAATAATGGGAAAAATGTGGCTGTAAAGAAGCTTGATGTTTCATCTGAGCCTGACAGTAACGTTGAGTTTTTGACTCAG GTTTCTACAGTATCAAGATTGAAACATGAAAATCTTGTTGAATTGCTTGGGTATTGTGTTGAAGGAAATATCCGTGTCTTGGCTTACGAATATGCAACCATGGGATCTTTGCATGATGTCTTACATG GAAGGAAGGGAGTACAAGGAGCCCAACCTGGTCCAGTGCTTGATTGGATGCAGCGGGTGAGAATTGCAGTTGATTCAGCCAAAGGGCTGGAGTACTTGCATGAGAAGGTCCAACCTGCAATTATACACCGAGATATCAGGTCCAGCAATGTGCTACTCTTTGAGGATTTTAAAGCTAAGGTAGCTGATTTTAATCTCTCCAACCAAGCCCCTGATATGGCTGCCCGTCTTCATTCAACTCGAGTTTTGGGAACTTTTGGTTACCATGCTCCAGA ATACGCAATGACTGGACAGTTGACTCAAAAGAGTGATGTATACAGCTTCGGTGTAGTTCTACTTGAGCTTTTGACCGGTAGGAAACCTGTCGATCACACGATGCCTCGCGGACAGCAAAGTTTAGTCACCTGG GCTACTCCAAGGCTAAGCGAGGACAAAGTAAAGCAATGTGTAGATCCAAGACTTAAGGGAGAATACCCTCCTAAAGGAGTTGCAAAG CTAGCAGCTGTGGCCACATTGTGCGTGCAGTATGAAGCTGAGTTCCGACCAAATATGAGCATCGTTGTGAAGGCCCTCCAACCTCTATTGAAGCCCCCCGCACCTACAGGCCCCCCTGCACCAGAGTCTTGA